One Prolixibacteraceae bacterium DNA segment encodes these proteins:
- a CDS encoding DUF4834 family protein: MKTLVILGILNFLRTVLTILLVYYGLKLLGQFLAPYISKWVQKKAMEKMGNFQQGGFQQQKPKEDGEVTIDKNGAQKKGKSDSPTKDKGEYVDFEEVD; the protein is encoded by the coding sequence ATGAAGACATTGGTTATTTTAGGCATACTTAATTTTCTCCGTACAGTCCTTACAATTCTTTTGGTCTATTACGGATTAAAACTTTTAGGGCAGTTTTTGGCTCCATACATATCTAAGTGGGTACAAAAAAAGGCAATGGAGAAGATGGGGAACTTTCAACAAGGAGGCTTCCAACAACAAAAGCCAAAGGAGGATGGAGAAGTTACCATTGATAAGAATGGGGCGCAAAAGAAGGGAAAATCTGATAGCCCTACCAAAGATAAAGGGGAATATGTAGATTTCGAAGAGGTAGATTAA
- the queA gene encoding tRNA preQ1(34) S-adenosylmethionine ribosyltransferase-isomerase QueA, with protein MKLSKFKYKLPTELIATHPAYNRDESRLLVLDRESGKIEHKVFKDVLDYFDNKDVMVFNNTKVFPARLYGNKEKTGAQIEVFLLRELNREQRLWDVLVDPARKIRIGNKLYFGDDDSMVAEVIDNTTSRGRTLRFLYDGPYDEFKQALYNLGETPLPKLIGREVEAEDADRYQTIYAKHEGAVAAPTAGLHFSRELMKRLEIKGIDFAEVTLHVGLGNFRTVDVEDLTKHKMDSEQIWIEDKAVEVVNNAKKNKQRICAVGTTVMRTLESSVSTTGLLKPYEGWTNKFIFPPYDFQVANSMVSNLHTPLSTLMMMVSAFGGYDAVMEAYDIAIKEEYRFGTYGDAMLII; from the coding sequence ATGAAGCTGTCAAAATTTAAATACAAATTACCTACAGAACTTATTGCAACCCATCCTGCATATAACAGAGACGAATCTCGTCTTCTTGTTTTGGATAGAGAGAGCGGTAAGATAGAGCATAAAGTGTTCAAGGATGTCCTTGACTATTTTGATAACAAAGATGTGATGGTTTTCAATAACACGAAAGTGTTTCCTGCACGTCTTTATGGTAACAAAGAAAAAACAGGTGCTCAAATTGAAGTTTTCTTACTTAGAGAATTAAATAGAGAACAGAGACTTTGGGATGTATTGGTAGATCCTGCACGTAAAATTCGTATTGGAAATAAGTTGTATTTCGGTGACGATGACTCTATGGTTGCTGAAGTGATTGACAATACAACTTCACGTGGTAGAACACTTCGTTTTTTGTATGATGGCCCATACGATGAATTTAAGCAAGCTCTATACAATCTAGGAGAAACTCCTCTACCTAAATTAATTGGCAGAGAAGTAGAAGCAGAAGATGCTGATAGATATCAGACAATCTATGCAAAACACGAAGGTGCTGTAGCTGCTCCTACTGCGGGCCTACACTTCAGTAGAGAATTGATGAAACGTCTTGAGATTAAAGGCATTGATTTTGCTGAAGTAACACTTCATGTAGGCCTTGGAAACTTCCGTACTGTAGATGTAGAAGATCTTACAAAACATAAGATGGACTCTGAACAGATTTGGATTGAAGACAAAGCTGTAGAAGTGGTTAATAATGCGAAGAAAAACAAGCAAAGAATCTGTGCAGTAGGAACTACGGTTATGAGAACACTAGAGTCTTCTGTTTCTACAACAGGACTATTGAAACCATACGAAGGTTGGACGAATAAATTTATCTTCCCTCCATATGACTTTCAAGTTGCAAATAGTATGGTCTCAAATCTTCACACGCCATTAAGTACTCTTATGATGATGGTGAGCGCTTTTGGAGGATATGATGCAGTTATGGAAGCCTATGATATTGCCATAAAAGAAGAGTATCGTTTTGGTACATATGGAGATGCAATGTTGATTATCTAA
- a CDS encoding T9SS type A sorting domain-containing protein: protein MNKFSTLLTLLLLSSVVFGQEEIKILHQNILYYGKTTKFCDENDNTKDAKNEGLRELFSYVHPDIFTCNEMDDSQEDIDYLLDNALNMDGRTSFVAAPKLGDYLLNQLYYDSKKLILDSSQSFEISYYSRDAYFYKLHTKDTPLVDGKPSAYIHIILLHLKAGSDESNKNTRVSEMTFVIDKLAELGWKENIFIIGDLNLYGASEGAYQLMVNPQQDGVVFADPISQEGEWHDNPSYSLQHTQSTHKYQVGCESSGGTDDRFDFIMSDLGTKLGQGYWRFKSGSYDVVGQDGTHFNKGIEGASSSVYPNSLLNAIYNTSDHYPVTLTIGTKATSSHPVLDDDTKIVENPFVDKVRIAGLPQGKCIFEVYSVQGAQFENGCASVYGDELRVKVSQPSGIYIVKVIDAKGKEHQYKVVKK, encoded by the coding sequence ATGAATAAATTTTCTACACTACTTACACTTTTATTACTATCCTCTGTTGTTTTTGGTCAGGAGGAAATTAAGATCCTACACCAGAATATCTTATATTATGGAAAAACCACAAAATTCTGTGATGAGAATGATAATACGAAGGATGCTAAAAACGAGGGATTAAGAGAACTTTTCTCTTATGTCCATCCAGATATTTTCACATGCAATGAGATGGACGATTCGCAGGAGGATATCGATTATCTATTGGATAATGCCTTGAATATGGATGGGCGAACCTCATTTGTTGCAGCTCCGAAATTAGGGGATTATCTATTGAACCAACTCTATTATGATAGTAAAAAGTTGATATTAGATTCTTCCCAATCTTTTGAGATTTCGTATTACTCTAGAGATGCCTATTTTTATAAATTACACACAAAGGATACTCCTTTAGTGGATGGGAAACCATCTGCTTATATTCATATTATTCTATTACACCTAAAAGCAGGTAGTGATGAATCCAATAAAAATACTCGCGTTTCGGAGATGACTTTTGTGATAGATAAGTTGGCAGAGTTGGGATGGAAAGAGAATATCTTTATTATAGGGGATTTAAACCTTTATGGCGCAAGCGAAGGAGCGTATCAGTTGATGGTAAATCCCCAACAAGATGGGGTGGTTTTTGCCGATCCTATAAGTCAAGAAGGGGAGTGGCATGATAACCCTTCTTATAGTCTACAACATACCCAGTCAACCCATAAATATCAGGTTGGTTGTGAGTCTAGTGGAGGGACAGACGATCGATTTGATTTCATTATGAGCGATCTTGGAACGAAGTTAGGACAGGGATATTGGAGATTTAAGAGTGGATCTTATGATGTGGTTGGGCAGGATGGTACCCATTTTAATAAGGGAATTGAAGGAGCAAGTTCATCGGTCTATCCAAACAGCCTATTAAATGCAATTTATAATACCTCTGATCACTATCCTGTGACATTAACCATTGGAACGAAAGCTACTAGTAGTCATCCTGTATTGGACGATGATACTAAAATTGTAGAAAATCCGTTTGTGGATAAAGTTAGAATAGCTGGTCTTCCTCAAGGAAAATGTATCTTTGAAGTCTATTCTGTTCAGGGAGCCCAGTTTGAAAATGGTTGTGCCTCTGTTTATGGAGATGAATTGCGAGTAAAGGTTTCACAACCTTCTGGTATATATATTGTTAAAGTAATAGATGCTAAAGGGAAAGAGCATCAATATAAAGTTGTAAAAAAATAA
- the ribB gene encoding 3,4-dihydroxy-2-butanone-4-phosphate synthase — MSKKDITRFGNSYEERVARAIKDLQSGKGVLLVDDEDRENEGDIIYAASQMSVADMALMIRTCSGIVCLCLKDDKCKALELPPMVQNNNSQNQTAFTISIEAKEGVTTGVSAADRLTTIQTAIKEGAKPEDLAHPGHVFPLRAKSGGVFERRGHTEGSIDIVQLAGLGESAVLCELTNEDGTMARLPEIIDFGIEHDMCVLTIEDIYQYRKEYSL; from the coding sequence ATGTCAAAAAAAGATATCACAAGGTTTGGTAACTCTTATGAGGAGAGAGTTGCACGTGCAATTAAAGATCTACAGTCTGGTAAAGGAGTCTTGTTAGTGGATGACGAGGACCGAGAAAACGAAGGAGATATCATATACGCTGCTTCTCAAATGAGTGTGGCAGATATGGCATTGATGATTAGAACGTGTAGTGGCATTGTTTGTCTTTGTTTAAAAGATGACAAATGCAAAGCACTAGAACTTCCTCCAATGGTTCAGAATAATAATAGCCAGAATCAAACGGCTTTCACTATTTCTATTGAAGCAAAAGAGGGAGTTACTACAGGAGTATCTGCTGCCGACCGATTGACTACCATCCAAACGGCCATTAAAGAGGGGGCAAAACCAGAAGATTTGGCACATCCAGGTCATGTTTTCCCACTTCGAGCAAAATCAGGTGGAGTTTTTGAACGTCGAGGTCATACCGAAGGAAGTATCGACATAGTTCAATTGGCTGGTCTTGGAGAGAGCGCAGTGCTTTGTGAACTTACCAACGAAGATGGAACCATGGCGCGTCTTCCTGAGATTATCGACTTTGGAATTGAACACGATATGTGTGTGTTGACGATTGAAGATATTTATCAGTATAGAAAAGAATACTCTTTATAA
- a CDS encoding U32 family peptidase produces the protein MKSRDIEIMAPVGSYESLMAAIQAGAGSVYFGVEKLNMRSRSSFNFTLEDLKEIVRRCEASNVKTYLTVNTVIFDEEFTKIKEIIVTAKEAGVSAIIAADMGVIQLCRDLNMEVHISTQVNITNYEAVKFYANFADVVVLAREVSMDRVKYIHDRIIEEDLRGPNGDLIRIEMFVHGALCMAVSGKCYLSLHERQSSANRGACSQVCRRSYIVTDKQTGEELEIDNEYIMSPKDLKTIHFLNKVLDSGVTVLKVEGRARSAEYVDTAVTCYKEAIEAYCNNEFTEEKIASWDARLSEVFNRGFWDGYYLGQRLGEWSHKYGSKATKKKVIAGKTTNYFAKLKVGEFLLQSGTLEVGDEILITGPTTGVVKTTVKELRFDLQPVEKVEKGQLFSMPIDVKVRRQDKLYKIVEASKVNDGQ, from the coding sequence ATGAAAAGTAGAGATATTGAAATTATGGCACCTGTCGGCTCTTATGAGTCGTTGATGGCTGCAATACAAGCCGGAGCAGGATCCGTATATTTTGGCGTAGAGAAATTAAATATGCGCTCTCGATCGTCATTTAATTTCACTTTAGAAGACCTGAAAGAGATTGTTCGTCGTTGCGAAGCATCTAATGTGAAGACCTATTTGACGGTAAATACGGTGATTTTCGACGAAGAGTTTACAAAAATAAAAGAGATTATCGTTACTGCGAAAGAGGCTGGTGTTTCTGCGATTATTGCTGCGGATATGGGAGTGATTCAATTGTGTCGTGATTTGAATATGGAAGTTCATATCTCTACACAGGTCAACATCACCAACTATGAAGCAGTAAAGTTTTATGCTAATTTTGCGGATGTCGTTGTACTCGCGCGCGAGGTCTCTATGGACCGTGTAAAATATATTCACGATCGAATTATTGAAGAGGATCTAAGAGGCCCTAATGGCGACTTGATTCGTATCGAAATGTTTGTTCATGGTGCTCTTTGCATGGCTGTTTCTGGCAAGTGTTATTTAAGCCTTCATGAGCGTCAATCTTCTGCCAATAGAGGTGCTTGTAGCCAGGTGTGTCGTCGTTCTTATATCGTTACCGACAAGCAGACTGGAGAGGAGTTAGAGATCGACAACGAATATATCATGTCGCCTAAGGATTTGAAAACAATCCACTTCTTGAATAAAGTATTAGATTCGGGTGTTACTGTTTTGAAAGTTGAGGGAAGGGCTCGATCGGCTGAATATGTGGATACTGCGGTAACATGTTATAAGGAGGCCATCGAAGCATACTGTAACAATGAGTTCACAGAAGAGAAGATCGCTTCTTGGGATGCGCGTCTATCAGAAGTATTCAATAGAGGTTTCTGGGATGGTTATTACTTAGGACAACGATTGGGTGAATGGAGCCACAAGTATGGTTCTAAGGCAACCAAGAAAAAGGTGATTGCTGGAAAAACAACCAACTACTTTGCAAAACTAAAGGTTGGGGAATTTCTTCTTCAGTCAGGAACTCTTGAAGTGGGAGATGAGATTCTTATTACTGGTCCTACTACTGGGGTTGTGAAGACTACAGTCAAAGAGTTGCGTTTCGATCTTCAACCTGTAGAAAAGGTAGAGAAAGGACAACTCTTCTCGATGCCTATTGATGTGAAAGTGCGTCGTCAAGATAAATTATATAAAATTGTGGAGGCCTCTAAAGTAAATGATGGTCAATAA
- a CDS encoding glycine--tRNA ligase — protein MAQEDIFKKLVAHCKEYGYVFQSSEIYDGLGAVYDYGQNGVELKNNIKKYWWDSMVKLHENVVGIDSAIFMHPTIWKASGHVDAFNDPLIDNKDSKKRYRADVLIEDQIAKFEGKIEKEVTKATKRFGESFDKAQFLETNPRVLANQEKIDVLHKRFADALNANDLEEIRQIILDYKIVCPISGTSNWTDVRQFNLMFSTEMGSTAEGANTVFLRPETAQGIFVNYLNVQKTGRMKLPFGIAQIGKAFRNEIVARQFIFRMREFEQMEMQFFVKPGTELDWFGKWKETRMSWHKALGFGEDNYRFHEHEKLAHYANAAVDVEYRFPFGFKEVEGIHSRTDFDLKQHQEYSGKKIQYFDPELGESYVPYVVETSIGVDRMFLQVMAASYCEEEVTSANGKVDKRVVLRLPAPLAPIKLAVMPLVKKDGLPEKAREIIDSMKFDFNCQYDEKDSIGKRYRRQDAIGTPFCVTVDHQSLEDNTVTIRYRDTMEQERIAIDKLKQMISDNISFTGLYSKLK, from the coding sequence ATGGCTCAAGAAGATATTTTTAAGAAGCTTGTTGCTCACTGTAAAGAGTATGGATATGTATTCCAATCTAGTGAAATCTATGATGGATTGGGTGCTGTTTACGATTATGGACAAAATGGTGTAGAGCTAAAGAACAACATCAAGAAATATTGGTGGGACTCAATGGTAAAACTACACGAAAATGTAGTAGGTATCGACTCAGCTATTTTTATGCATCCAACTATTTGGAAGGCATCAGGTCACGTGGACGCTTTTAATGATCCATTGATTGACAACAAAGATTCTAAGAAGAGGTATCGTGCCGATGTACTTATCGAAGATCAAATTGCAAAATTTGAGGGAAAGATCGAAAAAGAGGTAACCAAAGCAACCAAACGTTTTGGCGAGTCATTTGATAAAGCCCAGTTCCTTGAGACAAATCCACGCGTATTGGCAAATCAAGAGAAGATCGATGTTCTTCATAAGCGTTTTGCTGATGCTTTGAATGCAAACGATTTGGAGGAGATTCGTCAGATAATCCTAGACTATAAGATTGTTTGTCCTATTTCTGGAACTTCAAACTGGACAGATGTACGTCAGTTTAATTTGATGTTCTCTACTGAGATGGGGTCAACTGCAGAAGGTGCAAATACTGTATTTTTGCGTCCAGAAACGGCTCAAGGTATTTTTGTGAACTACCTTAATGTGCAGAAGACTGGTCGTATGAAGCTTCCTTTTGGTATCGCTCAGATTGGTAAAGCTTTCCGTAATGAGATCGTTGCGCGTCAGTTTATCTTCCGTATGCGTGAATTCGAACAGATGGAGATGCAGTTCTTCGTAAAACCAGGAACAGAATTGGATTGGTTCGGCAAATGGAAAGAGACTCGTATGAGTTGGCACAAAGCTTTAGGTTTTGGAGAAGATAATTATCGTTTCCATGAGCATGAAAAATTGGCTCATTATGCAAATGCTGCAGTGGATGTGGAGTATCGTTTCCCATTCGGTTTTAAAGAGGTTGAAGGTATTCACTCTAGAACTGATTTCGATTTAAAACAACATCAAGAGTATTCTGGAAAGAAAATTCAATACTTTGATCCTGAACTAGGTGAGTCTTATGTCCCTTATGTGGTTGAGACTTCTATTGGGGTGGATCGTATGTTTCTTCAAGTAATGGCTGCTTCATATTGTGAAGAAGAGGTTACTAGTGCAAATGGAAAGGTTGATAAGCGTGTTGTACTAAGACTTCCTGCTCCTTTAGCTCCAATTAAACTTGCTGTAATGCCATTGGTTAAAAAAGATGGTTTACCAGAAAAAGCAAGAGAGATCATTGATAGTATGAAGTTTGACTTCAATTGTCAGTATGATGAAAAAGATTCTATTGGAAAGAGATATCGTCGTCAAGATGCAATTGGTACTCCTTTCTGTGTCACAGTGGATCACCAGTCTCTAGAAGATAACACTGTAACAATCCGTTATAGAGATACAATGGAACAAGAGCGTATTGCTATTGATAAATTGAAACAGATGATTTCTGATAATATTAGCTTTACTGGACTATACTCAAAATTGAAGTAA